The Haloplanus sp. GDY1 genomic sequence GCTGGTCGGGTATCGGGAAGCGGGGGCGTGAGGTCGGCCGTCAGTTCGCCAGCTCCGCGATGTCGAGCGTTTCGAGGCGCTCGGCCGTGGGAATCCCGTCGTCGTCCCAGCCGCGGAAGTCGTAGTATTCGTCGAGCATGGCCGAGAGTTCCTCGGGCGGACAGTACATCCCCTCGCTCGGTCCCTCGGGGATGGGTTCGTGCATCACGCGATGCGAGAGCGTGTCGGTCTCGCGGCGGGCGACGCCGCGTTCGACGTTGATGAGGCGCTCGAGGTTGTAGACGCGCTCGCCGATCCGTTCTACCTCGTCGGTCGAGAGGTCCCACCCGGTCGCGGCGGTGATGGCGTCGCGGTAGCGGTCGGTGACGCGCTTGCCCCAGCCGGCCTCGCTCACGAACCGACACTGGGTGAGCGAGTCGCCGAGCGCGGTGAAGTGTTGGGTGCGGGCGGCGAACTCCGGCGTCCCCTCGGTCGTCTCGGCGTGTTCGCCGTCGTACTGGAGGGTAGGCCGGGTGTCGTGGTGTGACCCGCCGCGGGTGGCGGTGGCGTAGCCGACGCTCATGCCCTTGAGGCCGCGGGGCGAGTGGGCCGCGAACTCCAGGCCCTTGACGCCGTGGAGGTAGCGCTCGGCTCCGTCGTCGAGTTCGGCGGCGAGGCGGAACGAGCCCTCGGCGAGGCGGTCGCCGAACCCCTCGCGGTGGGCCGTCAGGCGCGCGAGTTCGACCAGTCCGTCGGCGTCGCCGAACGCGAGGTGCGGGGAGTCCTCGTCGGTCAGGAGCCCCTCGTCGTAACACTCGCGCGCGAAGGCGACGGAGACGCCCCAGGAGATGGTGTCCATCCCCAGTCGGTCACAGAGGTCGTTGGCCTTCATCACCCGCTCGACGTCGAAGACGTCGGTCATGGTCGCGGTGCCGAAGAGGCTCTCGAACTCGGGGATCTTCCCGTCGGTCACCCCCTCGCCCTCGACGGTGACGTGTTTCCCGCAGGCGACGGCACAGTTCGCACACGTCGTGTCCTCGGTGACGTACGCCTCGCGGATGCGCTCGCCGCTGATCGCCTCGGCGTCCTCGCGAGGGGCCTGCTCGATCCGGTTGTTCCGCCGGCCGAGTTTCCCCATCTCGTTGATCGGGTTGACGAGACCGCTGGTGCCGTAGTTCTGGAGCATCTCCGTCTCCGCCATCAGCGGCCCCATCCGGTCGCCGACCAGATCGCGCAGGTCGCCGTCGGCGGCCGGTTCGGGCCGGAACGACCCCTCGATCACCGCGACGGCCTTGACGTCCTTCGATCCGAGGACGGCGCCGGCGCCGCCGCGGCCGGCGACCCCCTCCCGCATCTCGGAGTCGTGGAGCAGGCAGGCGTAGCGTACCAGGTTCTCGCCCGCCGGCCCCGCGGCGACGACGTGGACGTCGTCGGCGTCGACGCCCTCGGCCTCGGCGACCCGGTCGCCCACCTCGGCGCACGTCTCGTAGGTGTCCAGCCCCGCCAGGTCGGGCGCGGATACGACCGACGCCCCCTCCTCGTCGACCACGACGTAGGAGAGTTCGTCCGCGGCGCCGTGGAGGACGACGGACTCGAAGCCGGTCGTCTTCTGGGCGCGGGGGAAGGTGCCGCCGAAGGTGCTGTCGAAGAAGCCGTTCGTCTGCGGGCTGACGAAGCCGACGACGCCCCGACTCGTCGACTGGAAGGGCGTGCCGTTCATCGGACCGACGGTGAAGGCGACGACGTTCGCGGGGTCGAACGGGTCCGCATCGGGCGGGACGTGGTCGTGGACCGCCTTCGCCGCGAAGCCGT encodes the following:
- a CDS encoding aldehyde ferredoxin oxidoreductase family protein; translation: MSDLPPVYGGETLHVHLGDGESEVAAIDPADARRFLGGNGFAAKAVHDHVPPDADPFDPANVVAFTVGPMNGTPFQSTSRGVVGFVSPQTNGFFDSTFGGTFPRAQKTTGFESVVLHGAADELSYVVVDEEGASVVSAPDLAGLDTYETCAEVGDRVAEAEGVDADDVHVVAAGPAGENLVRYACLLHDSEMREGVAGRGGAGAVLGSKDVKAVAVIEGSFRPEPAADGDLRDLVGDRMGPLMAETEMLQNYGTSGLVNPINEMGKLGRRNNRIEQAPREDAEAISGERIREAYVTEDTTCANCAVACGKHVTVEGEGVTDGKIPEFESLFGTATMTDVFDVERVMKANDLCDRLGMDTISWGVSVAFARECYDEGLLTDEDSPHLAFGDADGLVELARLTAHREGFGDRLAEGSFRLAAELDDGAERYLHGVKGLEFAAHSPRGLKGMSVGYATATRGGSHHDTRPTLQYDGEHAETTEGTPEFAARTQHFTALGDSLTQCRFVSEAGWGKRVTDRYRDAITAATGWDLSTDEVERIGERVYNLERLINVERGVARRETDTLSHRVMHEPIPEGPSEGMYCPPEELSAMLDEYYDFRGWDDDGIPTAERLETLDIAELAN